In one Pseudodesulfovibrio tunisiensis genomic region, the following are encoded:
- a CDS encoding GNAT family N-acetyltransferase — protein MDNLVVRRVMEQDFAACLDIESSSFPESEAAGPESLRIRIRDFPQGFYVAERNGRVIGQVNSGATDKQDITDEAFKQLIGHDPAGGNIVIFSLSVLPECRRHGVAARLLERFIMESRAMGKNNVLLLCKEHLVRYYARFGFLDSGVSASTHGGSVWHEMRLPLSD, from the coding sequence ATGGATAATCTGGTTGTTCGCAGAGTGATGGAGCAGGATTTTGCCGCCTGTCTGGATATAGAATCCAGCAGTTTCCCCGAAAGTGAAGCTGCCGGTCCGGAATCCTTGCGGATTCGCATTCGTGATTTTCCGCAGGGCTTTTACGTTGCGGAACGGAATGGCCGAGTCATCGGTCAGGTGAACAGCGGGGCCACGGACAAGCAGGACATTACGGACGAGGCTTTCAAACAGTTGATCGGCCATGACCCGGCTGGTGGGAATATCGTGATTTTTTCCCTGTCCGTGCTGCCTGAATGTCGACGGCATGGAGTCGCCGCCCGGTTGCTGGAGCGGTTCATCATGGAATCACGGGCCATGGGCAAGAACAATGTGCTGCTTCTTTGCAAGGAGCATCTGGTCCGCTACTATGCCCGATTCGGCTTTCTGGACAGTGGCGTTTCGGCTTCCACCCATGGCGGAAGCGTCTGGCATGAAATGCGTCTGCCGTTGTCGGATTAG
- a CDS encoding DUF1499 domain-containing protein — protein sequence MKNIFLPLLLILTAIALFGCSSKAPDNLGVRNGLLAQCPDSPNCVSSQADDPGHRVEPFRASGDRSKVMTDLAASIESMFGAKVVAVKGNYLHAEYTSRIFRFVDDLECWYDEDAEVVHVRSASRVGRSDMGANRDRVEELRKRFEAR from the coding sequence ATGAAAAACATCTTCCTTCCGTTACTTCTGATCCTGACTGCGATTGCTCTTTTCGGCTGCTCCTCAAAGGCTCCGGACAACCTTGGCGTTCGCAACGGCCTGCTCGCCCAGTGCCCGGATTCGCCGAATTGCGTCTCCTCCCAGGCCGATGATCCCGGGCACAGGGTGGAGCCATTCAGGGCCTCCGGCGACCGAAGCAAGGTCATGACCGACCTCGCCGCCAGCATTGAAAGCATGTTCGGAGCCAAAGTCGTTGCAGTCAAAGGCAACTATCTTCATGCGGAATACACCAGCCGAATCTTCCGGTTCGTGGACGACCTGGAATGCTGGTACGACGAAGATGCCGAAGTCGTGCATGTCAGGTCCGCATCCCGCGTCGGCCGTTCGGACATGGGGGCAAACCGGGACCGCGTGGAAGAACTCAGAAAGCGGTTCGAAGCCCGCTAA
- the yihA gene encoding ribosome biogenesis GTP-binding protein YihA/YsxC has translation MNRTIELVKTIYELNQLEPTSVPQVALAGRSNVGKSSLVNCLGGRKQLAKISSKPGKTRSLNYYKVHPDEFYLVDLPGYGYAKCSKTERAKWAKLIDTYLKGSDNVKAVVVLLDSRLSPQKNDLELTSYIRNMNLPVIPVLTKSDKTKQHDRAMLQKQWKEILQQDRMPLLFSSKTGMGRDKLWDIIALAALGPGAVSGE, from the coding sequence ATGAACCGAACCATCGAGTTAGTCAAAACAATATACGAATTGAACCAGCTGGAGCCGACTAGCGTGCCTCAGGTGGCCCTGGCCGGACGCTCCAACGTGGGCAAGTCCTCCCTGGTCAACTGTCTTGGCGGCCGCAAGCAACTGGCCAAGATCAGCTCAAAACCCGGCAAAACACGCAGCCTGAACTACTACAAGGTCCATCCTGACGAGTTCTATCTTGTGGATTTGCCCGGCTACGGGTATGCCAAATGCTCCAAGACGGAGCGGGCAAAATGGGCCAAACTCATCGACACGTACCTGAAAGGATCGGACAACGTCAAAGCCGTCGTGGTCCTTCTCGACTCGCGACTTTCCCCTCAGAAAAACGACCTTGAGCTGACGTCCTACATCAGGAACATGAATCTGCCCGTCATCCCGGTACTGACCAAGTCCGACAAGACCAAACAGCACGACCGGGCCATGCTCCAGAAGCAGTGGAAGGAAATCCTTCAGCAGGACAGAATGCCGCTGCTCTTTTCCAGCAAGACCGGCATGGGACGGGACAAACTCTGGGACATCATCGCCCTTGCCGCACTCGGCCCCGGGGCCGTCTCAGGCGAATAG
- a CDS encoding type II 3-dehydroquinate dehydratase — MSKLKILVMNGPNLGHIGKRQPEIYGTLTMDDLPGMLVGVMGSAASGVELVHFHSNSEGALIDRLERAREEGVKGIVFNAGAYTHTSLAIADCLAWIGLPCVEVHLSNIWARTDQPLRQRSLMGERCIGVIAGFGILGYALAVQALYQRIATV; from the coding sequence ATGTCGAAGTTGAAGATTTTGGTGATGAACGGGCCGAATCTCGGGCACATTGGCAAGCGGCAGCCCGAAATCTACGGCACGCTGACCATGGACGATCTTCCGGGAATGCTGGTGGGGGTGATGGGCTCGGCTGCCTCCGGTGTGGAACTGGTTCATTTTCATTCCAATTCCGAAGGCGCGCTCATCGATCGGCTGGAACGGGCCCGCGAGGAAGGCGTAAAAGGTATCGTGTTCAATGCCGGGGCCTACACCCACACGAGCCTTGCCATTGCGGATTGTCTGGCCTGGATAGGACTGCCGTGCGTGGAAGTGCATCTCAGCAACATCTGGGCGCGGACCGATCAGCCGTTGCGGCAGCGCAGCCTCATGGGGGAGCGTTGCATCGGAGTCATTGCCGGATTCGGCATTCTGGGGTATGCACTGGCCGTTCAGGCGCTATATCAGCGTATTGCGACTGTCTAG
- the efp gene encoding elongation factor P yields MFSTTDFRRGLKIEIDGKPFEIVEFQHFKPGKGGAMVRTKLRQMKTGQVLDKTFRSGEKVGKPDMAVQEMQYLYKDGTDFVFMNMENYEQMNVAAENVGNSGGYMKEGDTIKVLLYNGELIDVELPASVLLVVSQTEPGIQGDRVSGATKAATLETGLAVQVPLFINEGDTIKIDTRSGAYLGRE; encoded by the coding sequence ATGTTTTCGACCACGGATTTCAGGCGCGGCCTGAAGATCGAAATAGACGGAAAGCCCTTCGAGATTGTCGAATTCCAGCATTTCAAGCCCGGCAAGGGCGGTGCCATGGTGCGCACCAAGCTACGCCAGATGAAGACCGGTCAGGTACTGGACAAGACTTTTCGCTCCGGCGAAAAGGTCGGCAAGCCCGACATGGCTGTTCAGGAAATGCAGTATTTGTACAAGGACGGTACCGACTTCGTGTTCATGAACATGGAAAACTACGAGCAGATGAACGTTGCCGCTGAAAATGTGGGCAATTCCGGCGGCTACATGAAGGAAGGAGACACGATCAAGGTCCTGCTGTACAACGGCGAGCTGATCGACGTGGAACTTCCCGCTTCCGTGCTGCTTGTGGTTTCCCAGACCGAGCCCGGCATTCAGGGTGACCGTGTGAGCGGCGCGACCAAGGCTGCGACTCTGGAAACCGGTCTGGCCGTGCAGGTGCCCCTGTTCATCAACGAAGGTGACACCATCAAGATCGACACCCGGAGCGGGGCGTACCTCGGCCGCGAATAG
- a CDS encoding DNA translocase FtsK, with amino-acid sequence MAARRSTPPPKRKGFARELAGLACLFLSAFLFLSILSFHANDPSFNQAVSKGWKVQNVVGVAGSYSAGLLVELFGLGALVWPFYFLYLGLSRFIRRIRLSRLRWLGICSLFLAFEAWASHPWFVDLPPNAYGLIGGGWVGRALSSHTLPYLRPVGAFLLWLFISIASLQMTLGFSWASLWKRLMVWWEDYSLKRGERRERSRRMKLAKAEEKAARKLARQQEAEARAEAEELAQAEAEASGFREENEEAEDDLVLTPLAEESKPKRKKAAAKKKPAKSISVKPGEMPGTDLLSSPPEQGNSVDMAILDAQAVRLKDCLADFNVQGEMHRVVPGPVVTMFEFKPAPGIKVSKIENLTDDIALALKAESVRIEAPIPGKDSVGIEIPNPSRQTIYLREVLESKEFQSSKSPLTLALGKDIHGATKVADLSKMPHLLVAGATGAGKSVGINGFLLSMLYKASPEELKLLLVDPKRIELAPYAQLPHLVHPVVTEMSMAKSALEWAVFEMDCRYQKMAKLGVRNIEGFNKRIQSGSGIPEEAQEWTPLPYLVIIIDELADLMMTAAKDVEQCIVRLAQLARAAGIHMILATQRPSVDVVTGLIKANFPTRISFFVTSKFDSRTILDSVGAERLLGRGDMLFKPSGGKLKRMHGAFVDEAEIAGVVNFWKEMQPQEFDLDFADWKKDSGDSNGGGGVSNSDDPVYNEAVQFVMDQGKASISLLQRRFRIGFNRAARYIEQMEMDGLLGPQEGSKPRKVINPE; translated from the coding sequence ATGGCAGCACGCCGCAGCACACCACCACCGAAACGCAAGGGATTTGCAAGGGAATTGGCCGGACTGGCCTGTCTGTTCCTGTCCGCTTTTCTGTTTCTGAGCATTCTTTCCTTTCATGCCAACGATCCCAGCTTCAATCAGGCCGTGAGCAAGGGGTGGAAGGTGCAGAACGTGGTCGGTGTGGCCGGTTCCTATTCCGCGGGTCTGCTGGTGGAACTGTTCGGGCTGGGAGCTCTGGTCTGGCCGTTCTATTTCCTTTATCTGGGGCTGTCCCGGTTCATCCGGCGAATTCGGTTGTCCCGGCTGCGCTGGCTGGGCATATGCAGCCTTTTTCTTGCCTTCGAAGCTTGGGCCTCACATCCCTGGTTTGTTGATCTGCCGCCCAATGCCTATGGCTTGATCGGGGGCGGCTGGGTCGGCAGAGCCTTGTCTTCGCATACCTTGCCGTACCTGCGGCCGGTCGGCGCATTTCTGCTTTGGCTGTTCATTTCCATAGCTTCTCTGCAAATGACGTTGGGCTTCAGCTGGGCTTCGCTCTGGAAGCGCCTGATGGTCTGGTGGGAGGATTATTCCCTGAAACGCGGGGAGCGCCGGGAGCGCAGTCGCCGGATGAAATTGGCCAAGGCCGAGGAAAAGGCCGCCAGAAAGCTTGCACGCCAGCAGGAGGCAGAAGCTCGCGCCGAGGCCGAGGAGTTGGCTCAGGCGGAAGCGGAGGCTTCCGGCTTTCGGGAAGAAAATGAGGAAGCAGAAGATGATCTGGTGCTTACCCCTCTTGCCGAAGAGTCCAAACCCAAGAGGAAGAAGGCGGCTGCAAAGAAAAAGCCCGCAAAAAGCATCTCGGTCAAGCCCGGGGAAATGCCGGGCACGGACCTCCTTTCCTCGCCTCCGGAACAGGGCAATTCCGTGGACATGGCCATTCTCGATGCTCAGGCCGTGCGCCTCAAGGATTGTCTGGCGGATTTCAATGTGCAGGGGGAGATGCATCGCGTGGTGCCCGGTCCCGTGGTCACCATGTTCGAGTTCAAGCCTGCGCCCGGCATCAAGGTCAGCAAGATCGAAAATCTGACCGACGACATTGCCTTGGCCCTGAAGGCGGAATCCGTACGCATCGAGGCTCCGATTCCGGGCAAGGACAGCGTGGGCATCGAGATTCCCAATCCCAGCCGACAGACCATCTATCTGCGCGAGGTGTTGGAATCCAAGGAATTTCAAAGCAGCAAATCGCCTCTGACTCTGGCGCTGGGCAAGGACATTCATGGTGCGACCAAGGTCGCGGATTTGTCCAAGATGCCGCATCTGCTTGTGGCTGGCGCAACCGGCGCAGGCAAGAGCGTGGGGATCAACGGTTTCCTGCTGAGCATGCTGTACAAGGCTTCTCCAGAGGAATTGAAGCTGCTGCTGGTCGACCCCAAGCGCATCGAGCTTGCGCCCTATGCTCAACTGCCGCACCTGGTTCATCCCGTAGTCACGGAAATGTCCATGGCCAAGAGTGCGCTGGAATGGGCCGTGTTCGAGATGGATTGTCGCTATCAAAAAATGGCCAAGCTCGGGGTGCGCAACATCGAAGGATTCAACAAGAGAATCCAGAGCGGCTCCGGCATTCCCGAAGAAGCACAGGAGTGGACTCCGCTGCCGTATCTCGTCATCATCATCGACGAGCTCGCCGATTTGATGATGACCGCAGCCAAGGACGTGGAGCAGTGCATCGTGCGCCTCGCCCAGTTGGCGCGCGCTGCGGGCATTCACATGATTCTGGCTACGCAGCGGCCCAGCGTGGATGTTGTCACCGGTCTGATCAAGGCCAACTTTCCCACGCGTATCTCCTTTTTCGTGACCTCGAAATTCGATTCGCGCACCATTCTGGATTCCGTGGGCGCGGAACGGCTTCTGGGCCGCGGTGATATGCTCTTCAAGCCCAGTGGCGGCAAGCTCAAGCGCATGCACGGCGCATTCGTGGATGAAGCGGAGATCGCTGGCGTGGTGAATTTCTGGAAGGAAATGCAGCCTCAGGAATTCGATCTTGATTTTGCGGACTGGAAAAAGGATTCCGGCGACAGCAACGGCGGGGGCGGGGTGAGCAATTCCGACGACCCCGTGTACAATGAGGCCGTGCAGTTCGTGATGGATCAGGGCAAGGCATCCATTTCCCTGTTGCAGCGGCGTTTCCGCATCGGTTTCAACCGTGCTGCCCGCTACATCGAACAGATGGAGATGGACGGTCTGCTTGGTCCTCAGGAGGGCAGCAAGCCCCGCAAGGTCATCAACCCCGAATGA
- a CDS encoding LolA family protein: MTRRFAFVQAACVLALLAFPVLAGAASDIPVGEIPDRIQQKYEGMQSFAADFEQVLTNVSSGQVETRNGRIWFRQPSQLRWATEAPARELFIIGPEFAWEYIEDEQVALKHPVSAFLNSKTMLRFLSGQANLKEDFVIHSDWKDSDRMKTEWGQGVVMLELVPKEPEMTMMYAFLGVDPETALLKRIMIVDFYGNGNEVRLSDVKTDVDIAEDMFQFTPPEGVDVEDNTLGY; this comes from the coding sequence ATGACGCGCAGATTCGCGTTTGTTCAGGCTGCATGCGTACTCGCGCTGCTGGCCTTTCCGGTTCTGGCCGGTGCTGCATCCGATATCCCGGTCGGGGAGATTCCTGACCGCATTCAGCAGAAATATGAAGGCATGCAAAGCTTTGCCGCAGATTTCGAGCAGGTGCTGACCAATGTGTCCAGCGGTCAGGTCGAGACGCGTAACGGAAGGATATGGTTTCGCCAGCCTTCGCAACTGCGTTGGGCGACGGAAGCTCCGGCCCGGGAACTGTTCATCATCGGCCCCGAGTTTGCGTGGGAATATATCGAAGACGAGCAGGTCGCGCTCAAGCATCCGGTCAGTGCGTTTCTGAACTCCAAGACCATGCTGCGTTTTCTGTCCGGGCAGGCCAATCTGAAGGAGGACTTCGTCATTCATTCGGACTGGAAGGACTCCGACAGGATGAAAACCGAATGGGGGCAGGGCGTGGTCATGCTGGAACTCGTGCCCAAGGAACCGGAAATGACCATGATGTATGCGTTTCTGGGCGTGGATCCGGAAACCGCGCTTCTGAAGCGGATCATGATCGTGGATTTTTACGGCAATGGTAACGAGGTTCGGCTTTCCGACGTGAAAACCGATGTGGATATTGCCGAAGACATGTTTCAGTTCACCCCGCCCGAGGGCGTGGATGTCGAGGACAACACCTTGGGCTATTGA
- a CDS encoding pseudouridine synthase — protein MTDTNSSIRLNKFLAQQGVASRRGADTLVFDGRVHVNGVVADSPGIKVAPGDTVEVDGKPIASTPQDEPTVILLHKPIQTVTTASDPQGRKTVLDLLPQNLRHQRPFPVGRLDYFSEGLLLLTTDGDLCYRLTHPKWHLPKTYLVVVRGRVPESAIRTMQAGMTLREGEKLAPVKVKTRQPKQNSQVLEMTLIQGINRQIRRMCRDLDLTILKLKRISMGPIRLGPLNPGEHRVLSRVETRNLRRAVGLN, from the coding sequence ATGACAGACACCAATTCTTCCATCCGACTCAACAAGTTTCTGGCCCAGCAGGGCGTGGCATCTCGCAGAGGTGCGGATACGCTCGTCTTTGACGGCAGAGTGCACGTCAACGGCGTTGTCGCGGATTCCCCGGGCATCAAGGTGGCTCCGGGCGATACCGTCGAAGTGGACGGCAAACCCATTGCTTCCACTCCGCAGGATGAGCCAACCGTCATTCTGCTGCACAAGCCCATACAGACGGTAACCACGGCCAGCGACCCGCAGGGCCGAAAGACCGTGCTCGACCTTCTGCCCCAGAACCTGCGACACCAGCGCCCCTTTCCCGTGGGCAGACTCGACTATTTTTCCGAAGGTCTGCTCCTGCTGACCACGGACGGCGACCTCTGCTACAGACTGACCCATCCCAAATGGCATCTGCCCAAGACCTATCTGGTGGTGGTGCGGGGACGCGTTCCCGAATCCGCCATCAGGACCATGCAAGCCGGCATGACGCTCAGGGAGGGGGAAAAGCTCGCTCCGGTCAAGGTCAAGACCCGCCAGCCCAAACAGAATTCGCAGGTGCTGGAAATGACCCTGATTCAAGGCATCAACCGCCAGATTCGACGCATGTGCCGCGATCTGGACCTGACCATACTCAAGCTCAAGCGCATCAGCATGGGACCGATTCGACTCGGTCCGCTCAATCCAGGCGAGCATCGCGTGCTCTCCCGGGTTGAAACCCGGAACCTCCGACGAGCCGTTGGCCTGAACTGA
- the yedF gene encoding sulfurtransferase-like selenium metabolism protein YedF encodes MTETVLECQGLPCPQPVLKCRKAVEQDAPTRLTVIVDNEPARDNVSRFLGNKGYETSSTHHDGEYTVIAERDESGCQECRVMTDEQIRSAAEPAQGRLLVFIGSEVMGGGDDELGSKLIYNFLATLKEMGDELWRIVMLNGGVKLAVEGSPCVELLRELEEGGVSLLVCGTCLEHFGLTPKKQVGETTNMLDIVTSFQLATKVIRV; translated from the coding sequence ATGACAGAGACTGTTCTGGAATGCCAGGGACTGCCCTGTCCGCAGCCAGTGCTCAAATGCAGGAAGGCCGTGGAACAGGACGCCCCGACTCGACTGACCGTCATCGTGGACAACGAACCCGCTCGCGACAACGTATCCCGTTTTCTCGGCAACAAGGGATATGAAACCAGCTCCACGCACCATGACGGCGAATACACGGTGATTGCCGAACGCGACGAATCCGGGTGTCAGGAATGCCGGGTAATGACCGACGAGCAGATTCGGTCCGCAGCCGAACCGGCCCAAGGCAGGCTTCTGGTTTTCATTGGCTCGGAAGTCATGGGCGGCGGCGACGATGAACTGGGTTCCAAGCTCATCTACAATTTTCTGGCCACGCTCAAGGAAATGGGCGACGAACTGTGGCGTATCGTCATGCTCAACGGCGGCGTGAAACTCGCCGTGGAAGGCAGTCCGTGCGTGGAGCTTCTGCGTGAGCTTGAAGAGGGCGGGGTTTCCCTGCTCGTCTGCGGCACCTGTCTGGAGCATTTCGGCCTGACGCCGAAAAAACAGGTGGGCGAAACCACCAACATGCTCGACATCGTCACCAGCTTTCAGCTTGCCACCAAAGTCATTCGCGTTTAA
- a CDS encoding lysophospholipid acyltransferase family protein, producing the protein MKIPVDPASFSPAIAELYKLWIRSLRFEVHGDSSLLTRNQQAGKRQIIALWHGEIFCVTGFGWTLDLDLVTFVSQSKDGEVIARVIERLGHTTVRGSSTRGGVKALLRAKRIMDRENRAGVFTVDGPRGPRHKIKDGILFLAQRTDADVIPIRAYPRHRHVFEKSWDRFVVPFPFTRCPVYLGEPFRVTREKLTPEVMASERERLEQCMLSLGPEPMND; encoded by the coding sequence ATGAAAATTCCCGTTGATCCCGCATCCTTTTCCCCGGCAATTGCCGAACTGTACAAGCTTTGGATTCGTTCCCTGCGATTCGAAGTGCATGGCGATTCCTCGCTTCTGACCCGCAACCAGCAGGCCGGAAAGCGGCAGATCATTGCATTGTGGCATGGCGAGATTTTCTGCGTTACGGGATTCGGCTGGACTCTGGACCTTGATCTGGTCACCTTTGTCAGCCAGAGCAAGGACGGGGAAGTCATTGCCCGGGTCATTGAACGGCTCGGGCATACGACCGTACGCGGTTCCAGCACCAGAGGCGGAGTCAAGGCTCTGCTCAGGGCAAAGCGGATCATGGATCGGGAAAACCGGGCCGGGGTCTTTACCGTGGACGGGCCGCGCGGGCCGCGTCACAAAATCAAGGACGGCATTCTTTTTCTGGCGCAACGCACGGATGCGGATGTCATTCCGATCCGGGCGTATCCGCGTCATCGGCATGTCTTTGAAAAATCATGGGACAGGTTTGTGGTTCCGTTTCCATTCACTCGCTGTCCCGTGTATCTGGGCGAACCTTTTCGAGTGACTCGGGAAAAACTGACTCCCGAGGTCATGGCTTCGGAACGCGAACGTTTGGAGCAATGCATGCTTTCTCTCGGGCCGGAGCCGATGAACGACTGA
- a CDS encoding carbon starvation CstA family protein → MLFFLLCVALLILGYLAYGAFVDKVFAPDANRATPAYTMQDGIDYMPLPRWKLIFIQVLDIAGIGPIFGPILGAMYGPVAMLWIVIGCIFAGSVHDYFSGMLSVRNKGASVPEVVGEYLGMSARQVMRVFSFVLLMLVGVVFVLSPAKLLNGLTGIDTAILVACIFGYYFLATILPIDKVIGRFYPLLGALLLIMTVSLVVALFASGHEILPNLDFATNTHPGDKPIWPLLFITLSCGAISGFHSTQSPLMARCVKNEREGRSVFYGAMIIEGIIGLIWCTIGLSFYDSPETLSAVIAAGSPAAVVAEVSTSLLGQVGGFMAIVAVIILPITSGDTAFRSTRLIVAETFNVKQNATAKRLMVAVPLFVLGYVISTQNFSTIWRYFGFANQSLATLVLWTSAVYLAQREKLHWIATIPAVFMTAVCVTFICNATIGLNLPYQTSVIAGVIGAALALAIFVFKFVMSRKPQNEAA, encoded by the coding sequence ATGCTTTTCTTTCTTCTTTGCGTCGCGCTTCTGATTCTGGGCTATCTGGCCTATGGCGCGTTTGTGGACAAGGTGTTCGCTCCGGATGCCAACCGGGCCACTCCGGCCTATACCATGCAGGACGGCATCGACTACATGCCGCTCCCCCGCTGGAAACTCATTTTCATTCAGGTGCTGGACATCGCGGGCATCGGCCCCATCTTCGGCCCCATCCTCGGTGCCATGTACGGCCCGGTCGCCATGCTCTGGATCGTGATCGGCTGCATCTTCGCCGGGTCCGTTCACGACTACTTCAGCGGCATGCTCTCTGTACGCAACAAGGGCGCCAGCGTGCCCGAGGTTGTCGGTGAATACCTCGGCATGTCCGCCCGTCAGGTCATGCGCGTGTTCTCCTTTGTCCTGCTCATGCTGGTGGGCGTGGTCTTCGTGCTCAGCCCGGCCAAGCTGCTCAATGGTCTGACCGGCATCGACACCGCGATTCTGGTTGCCTGCATCTTCGGATACTATTTTCTGGCCACGATCCTGCCCATCGACAAGGTCATTGGCCGTTTCTACCCTCTGCTCGGCGCACTGCTGCTGATCATGACCGTTTCCCTGGTCGTGGCCCTGTTCGCATCCGGCCATGAAATCCTGCCCAATCTGGATTTTGCCACCAACACACATCCCGGTGACAAGCCGATCTGGCCCCTGCTTTTCATCACCCTGTCCTGCGGCGCGATTTCCGGATTCCATTCCACCCAGTCCCCGCTCATGGCCCGGTGCGTGAAGAATGAGCGTGAAGGTCGTTCCGTGTTCTACGGCGCCATGATCATCGAAGGTATCATCGGCCTGATCTGGTGTACCATCGGCCTGTCCTTCTATGACTCCCCGGAGACCCTGTCCGCGGTCATCGCCGCAGGCAGTCCGGCAGCCGTGGTCGCCGAAGTCTCCACGTCCCTGCTCGGTCAGGTTGGCGGCTTCATGGCCATTGTCGCCGTCATCATCCTGCCCATCACCAGCGGCGACACCGCGTTCCGCTCCACCCGCCTCATCGTGGCGGAGACCTTCAACGTAAAGCAGAACGCCACTGCCAAGCGCCTCATGGTCGCCGTGCCTCTGTTCGTGCTCGGCTATGTCATCTCCACCCAGAACTTCTCCACCATCTGGCGCTACTTCGGTTTTGCCAACCAGAGCCTTGCCACCCTGGTGCTGTGGACTTCCGCAGTCTACCTTGCCCAGCGTGAAAAGCTGCACTGGATCGCCACGATTCCGGCCGTATTCATGACCGCAGTGTGCGTCACCTTCATCTGCAACGCCACCATCGGCCTGAACCTGCCCTACCAGACCTCGGTCATCGCGGGCGTCATTGGCGCGGCTCTGGCCCTTGCCATCTTCGTCTTCAAATTCGTGATGAGCCGCAAGCCCCAGAACGAAGCGGCATAA